One window of Cystobacter fuscus DSM 2262 genomic DNA carries:
- the omp85 gene encoding Omp85 family outer membrane protein, with protein sequence MLLIRTMWTGVLVASLATAAARAEGSSPAPPPESTQAPAEELTPMPPPPRTGWGVQGLPLINYNSDEGLGYGARLLVVDSGDGSIQPYRYAFMAQFFQTTVGVAIHRLSLDAPRFLDSPWRVVLDVALINDRFSPYYGPPGDTRYVPSLNTCDDRDALKSDPNVCPGNPDFRGARYYAFDQRTFPSVMLNVRRSLNGPWQVAAGYRFRLTELRTRYAVDDLGQARDSLLEEDVRAGRISGLTVDHLDGVSIFRTAEVTASLLLDLRDNEPAPVRGMFHELAVRGAAGVTGSAFNYFGVTANLRFFHPLGTDRLVAALRLFADVMGGDVPFPQLTSFGGVEWRETMSGIGGVSTARGMLKNRLRGQVKALANGELRWKFLSVAPGNQHLDFTLLAFMDMGQAWADLGSLDARAPRYTGGGGLRIAWEDNFIVRLDYGVSPQEGTTGFYLDFNHVF encoded by the coding sequence ATGTTGCTGATTCGGACGATGTGGACAGGGGTACTGGTGGCCTCGCTGGCCACGGCCGCGGCCCGGGCGGAGGGCTCGTCCCCGGCGCCCCCGCCCGAATCCACCCAGGCGCCCGCCGAGGAGTTGACGCCCATGCCCCCTCCGCCGCGCACGGGCTGGGGGGTCCAGGGCCTGCCGCTCATCAACTACAACAGCGACGAGGGTCTGGGGTATGGCGCGCGGCTGCTGGTGGTGGACTCGGGCGACGGTTCGATCCAGCCCTATCGCTACGCCTTCATGGCGCAGTTCTTCCAGACGACGGTGGGGGTGGCCATCCACCGCCTCTCCCTGGATGCCCCCCGCTTCCTGGACTCGCCCTGGCGGGTGGTCCTGGACGTGGCGCTGATCAACGATCGCTTCTCGCCGTACTACGGCCCGCCCGGGGACACGCGCTACGTGCCCTCCCTCAACACCTGCGATGACCGCGACGCGCTGAAGTCCGACCCCAATGTCTGTCCGGGCAACCCGGACTTCCGAGGCGCGCGCTACTACGCCTTCGATCAACGCACCTTCCCGAGCGTCATGCTCAACGTGCGCCGCTCGCTCAACGGGCCCTGGCAGGTGGCGGCCGGCTACCGCTTCCGGCTCACCGAGCTGCGCACCCGCTACGCCGTGGATGACCTGGGCCAGGCCCGGGACTCGCTCCTGGAAGAGGACGTGCGGGCCGGACGCATCTCCGGACTGACGGTCGACCACCTGGATGGGGTGAGCATCTTCCGCACGGCCGAGGTGACGGCGAGCCTGCTGCTGGACCTGCGCGACAACGAGCCCGCGCCCGTGCGGGGCATGTTCCACGAGCTCGCGGTGCGCGGGGCCGCGGGCGTGACGGGGAGCGCCTTCAACTACTTCGGTGTCACGGCCAACCTGCGCTTCTTCCATCCGCTGGGCACGGACCGGTTGGTGGCCGCCTTGCGGCTCTTCGCGGACGTGATGGGCGGCGATGTCCCCTTTCCGCAGCTCACGTCCTTCGGCGGCGTGGAGTGGCGCGAGACCATGAGCGGCATTGGCGGCGTGAGCACCGCGCGCGGCATGCTCAAGAACCGGCTGCGCGGACAGGTGAAGGCGCTGGCCAACGGGGAGCTGCGCTGGAAGTTCCTCTCGGTGGCCCCGGGGAATCAGCACCTGGACTTCACCCTGCTGGCCTTCATGGACATGGGCCAGGCGTGGGCGGACCTGGGCTCGCTGGACGCTCGGGCCCCGCGCTACACGGGCGGCGGCGGCCTGCGCATCGCGTGGGAGGACAACTTCATCGTCCGGCTCGACTACGGCGTGAGCCCCCAGGAGGGCACCACCGGCTTCTACCTGGACTTCAACCACGTTTTCTGA
- a CDS encoding lysophospholipid acyltransferase family protein yields the protein MKLLYPLLNVLQALILVAWGAFWIIVAGLGAILTLDGNVPLMMARRFWAPLHWRITGSRMLVEPLPDIDWSKPHIFVMNHQSAMDIPCAFAALPVNLRFIAKHVLKYVPFLGWYMAMTGMIFINRSHHREAVRSLALAGERIRAGKSILAFPEGTRSRDGLILPFKKGPFVLAIEAQVPIVPVAIEGALQVLPRGAIWLRRHDIRVKVGQPIDTKGLGKADRDALLRQVRDTVIQLHREIGGQGGVPQAIAERGQEGRSPSALSSLE from the coding sequence ATGAAGCTCCTCTACCCTCTGCTCAACGTGCTCCAGGCCCTCATCCTGGTGGCGTGGGGTGCTTTCTGGATCATCGTCGCTGGCCTGGGGGCCATCCTGACCCTCGACGGCAACGTGCCGCTGATGATGGCGCGGCGCTTCTGGGCCCCCCTGCACTGGCGCATCACCGGCTCGCGGATGCTCGTGGAGCCGCTGCCGGACATCGACTGGAGCAAGCCCCACATCTTCGTCATGAATCACCAGTCGGCGATGGACATCCCCTGCGCGTTCGCGGCGCTGCCGGTGAACCTCCGCTTCATCGCCAAGCACGTCCTCAAGTACGTGCCCTTCCTCGGCTGGTACATGGCGATGACGGGGATGATCTTCATCAACCGCTCCCACCACCGCGAGGCGGTGCGGAGCCTGGCGCTCGCCGGCGAGCGCATCCGCGCGGGCAAGTCCATCCTGGCCTTCCCCGAGGGCACCCGCTCGCGTGACGGGCTCATCCTCCCCTTCAAGAAGGGCCCCTTCGTGCTCGCCATCGAGGCCCAGGTGCCCATCGTCCCCGTGGCCATCGAGGGCGCCCTGCAAGTGCTTCCCCGGGGCGCCATCTGGCTGCGCAGACACGACATCCGCGTGAAGGTGGGCCAGCCCATCGACACGAAGGGGCTCGGGAAGGCGGACCGCGACGCCCTGCTGCGGCAGGTGCGCGACACCGTCATCCAGCTCCACCGGGAGATCGGCGGACAAGGTGGCGTGCCCCAGGCCATCGCCGAGCGCGGACAGGAAGGGCGTTCCCCTTCCGCCCTCTCCTCCTTGGAGTGA
- a CDS encoding xanthine dehydrogenase family protein molybdopterin-binding subunit, whose product MSEHVLDDNPIRLSRRSFFKGVGLVAAGLALELLPTNARAATMPNAYPPVPEQGFRPHVYVHVAPDGVVTVVCHRSEMGQGVRSSLPVLIADEMGADMAQVKVTQADGDEAYGDQNTDGSCSVRKIFTDLRYVGATARTMLITVAARRWGVPANACVARDHAVFHPASERSIGFGELANDAARLPVPEKKDVTLRPRSELRHLGKELPLIDAPELVTGKAIFGADVVLPGMLTAMVVRPPVAGGRAVRYDATRTLAVPGVKHVVELPAPKLPFGFQPLGGIAVVADNTWAAMRGRAALEVTWEHGDNAGYDSEEYRQELTKAIGASGKIVRNVGNADATLASAKHKVEADYYTPHLAHAPMEPPVTVARVEGNRCEIWAATQNPQADRTEVARALGIDESQITIHVTLLGGGFGRKSMPDFVPEAALVARAVGAPVRVQWTREDDLRHDYYHATSAQRLSAALDDSGKVQAWRHRSAFPPIDSVFSGATFAGDSELNHGLLDLPLAIPHVRQENCEARAYTRIGWMRSVANVYHAFSVQSFIDELAHARGTDPRDMRFELIGPPRIVTPKELGVGRLRNHSQSLDEHPIDTGRLRRVIEHVTELSRWDSRKKEGRALGLAAHRSFLSYVAVVMSVVKDANERIRVDEAWLVADAGTVVNMDRVRAQFEGAVIFGMSLGLYGAITMKDGATEQSTFRDYRLVRIAEAPQRIHVHVIPSEGPPCGVGEPGVPPVAPALANAIFALTGTRVRELPFVRSVRV is encoded by the coding sequence ATGAGTGAGCACGTCCTGGACGACAACCCCATCCGCCTGTCGCGCCGCTCCTTCTTCAAGGGGGTCGGACTGGTCGCCGCCGGGCTGGCGCTCGAGTTGCTGCCCACGAACGCGCGGGCGGCCACCATGCCCAACGCCTACCCACCCGTGCCCGAGCAGGGATTCCGTCCCCACGTCTACGTGCACGTGGCACCCGATGGGGTGGTGACGGTGGTGTGCCACCGCTCGGAGATGGGCCAGGGAGTGCGCAGCTCCCTGCCCGTGCTCATCGCGGACGAGATGGGCGCCGACATGGCCCAGGTGAAGGTCACCCAGGCCGATGGGGACGAGGCCTACGGAGACCAGAACACCGACGGCTCGTGCAGCGTGCGCAAGATCTTCACGGACCTGCGCTACGTGGGCGCCACGGCGCGCACCATGCTCATCACCGTGGCGGCCCGGCGTTGGGGAGTGCCCGCGAACGCCTGCGTGGCCCGAGACCATGCCGTGTTCCACCCGGCCAGCGAGCGCTCCATCGGCTTCGGCGAGCTGGCCAACGACGCCGCCAGGCTCCCGGTTCCCGAGAAGAAGGACGTCACGCTGCGGCCCCGCTCCGAGCTGCGCCATCTGGGCAAGGAGCTGCCACTGATCGACGCGCCGGAGCTCGTCACCGGCAAGGCCATCTTCGGCGCGGACGTGGTGCTGCCCGGCATGCTCACCGCGATGGTGGTCCGGCCTCCCGTCGCCGGTGGCCGGGCCGTCCGTTACGACGCGACGCGCACGCTCGCCGTGCCGGGCGTCAAGCACGTGGTGGAGCTGCCCGCGCCCAAGCTGCCCTTCGGCTTCCAGCCGCTCGGAGGCATCGCCGTCGTGGCGGACAACACCTGGGCGGCGATGCGCGGGCGCGCGGCGCTCGAGGTGACATGGGAGCACGGCGACAACGCGGGCTACGACTCGGAGGAGTACCGGCAGGAACTGACGAAGGCCATCGGCGCCTCGGGCAAGATCGTGCGCAACGTGGGCAATGCCGACGCGACGCTCGCGAGTGCCAAACACAAGGTCGAGGCCGACTACTACACGCCGCACCTGGCCCATGCGCCCATGGAGCCGCCCGTGACGGTCGCGCGGGTGGAGGGAAACCGGTGCGAGATCTGGGCGGCGACCCAGAACCCCCAGGCCGACCGCACCGAGGTCGCACGGGCACTCGGCATCGACGAGAGCCAGATCACCATCCACGTGACGCTGCTCGGTGGTGGCTTCGGCCGCAAGTCGATGCCGGACTTCGTACCGGAGGCCGCCCTGGTGGCACGCGCCGTGGGCGCCCCCGTGCGCGTGCAGTGGACGCGCGAGGATGACCTGCGCCACGACTACTATCACGCGACCAGCGCGCAGCGGCTGTCGGCCGCGCTCGATGACTCGGGAAAGGTCCAGGCCTGGCGCCACCGCAGCGCGTTTCCGCCCATCGACTCCGTCTTCTCGGGCGCCACGTTCGCGGGCGACAGCGAGCTCAACCATGGCCTCCTGGACTTGCCGCTCGCCATCCCCCACGTGCGCCAGGAAAACTGCGAGGCCCGCGCGTATACGCGCATCGGCTGGATGCGCTCGGTGGCCAACGTCTACCATGCGTTCTCCGTGCAGAGCTTCATCGACGAGCTCGCCCACGCGCGTGGCACGGATCCCCGCGACATGCGGTTCGAGCTCATCGGCCCGCCGCGCATCGTGACGCCCAAGGAGCTGGGCGTGGGACGGCTGCGCAACCACAGCCAGTCCCTGGATGAGCACCCCATCGACACCGGGCGCCTGCGCCGCGTCATCGAGCACGTGACGGAGCTGTCGCGCTGGGACTCGCGCAAGAAGGAGGGGCGTGCGCTGGGGCTCGCGGCGCACCGCAGCTTCCTGTCCTACGTGGCGGTGGTGATGTCCGTGGTGAAGGACGCGAACGAGCGCATCCGCGTGGACGAGGCGTGGCTCGTCGCGGACGCGGGAACGGTCGTCAACATGGATCGCGTGCGCGCGCAGTTCGAGGGCGCGGTCATCTTCGGGATGAGCCTGGGGCTCTATGGCGCCATCACCATGAAGGACGGCGCCACCGAGCAGAGCACCTTCCGCGACTACCGCCTGGTGCGCATCGCGGAGGCACCCCAGCGCATCCATGTCCACGTGATTCCCAGCGAGGGCCCGCCGTGCGGAGTCGGAGAGCCGGGAGTGCCCCCCGTGGCCCCCGCGCTCGCCAACGCCATCTTCGCGCTCACCGGCACCCGCGTCCGGGAGCTGCCGTTCGTGCGTTCGGTCCGCGTCTGA
- a CDS encoding N-acetylmuramoyl-L-alanine amidase, giving the protein MKNKPGIVVLAASLALTQACGTNEPQQESVAPAMAVDVKGAEASAREDASFDGLFREAGQEFDVPPALLKSLAFVQTRYQMVEGAEEFEGRPAVHGMMALSEALLEEGAKLAGVTKEQARTDARAHVRAAAALLSHRAGALQLDRTRAENWAPAVGAVSGIESEEGRRGFVHGEVFRVARLGLGTLSAEWAASGQGLAEQELGRNEQALAAPDYAAAVWRPSPNFNARPMAPRMVVIHTCESSYSGCWSWLINSTSQVSAHYVVREDGGEISQLVRDGSRAWHIGATYQCSNNSGMECGLNGKSSNDFTIGIEHGGYAAQTTWPAAQIDASARLLCDMTRDHGIPRDRYHVVGHGQLQPYNRTDPGANWPWTDYLNRANAHCGTCSVGGAILERYNSLGGAGGVLGGCMTSELTTPDGRGRYNHFQNGSIYWTQATGAWAVHGLIRAKWEQMGWERSVLGYPITNEMTTPDTVGRYNHFEQGSIYWTPETGAHEVHHLIREKWAALGWEKGLGYPTTDEMATPDTVGRYNHFQTGSIYWTPATGAHEVRGLIRDKWASLGWEKSTLGYPVSDEYAVTAGRESEFQKGYLTWSSATNSVSVRMK; this is encoded by the coding sequence ATGAAGAACAAGCCGGGAATCGTCGTGCTCGCCGCCTCGCTGGCCTTGACGCAGGCGTGCGGCACGAACGAGCCGCAGCAGGAGTCCGTGGCCCCCGCCATGGCGGTGGACGTGAAGGGGGCGGAGGCGTCCGCACGAGAGGATGCCTCCTTCGATGGGCTCTTCCGGGAGGCGGGACAGGAGTTCGACGTGCCGCCAGCGCTGCTCAAGTCCCTCGCGTTCGTGCAGACGCGCTACCAGATGGTGGAGGGAGCCGAGGAGTTCGAGGGGCGCCCGGCCGTCCACGGCATGATGGCGCTGTCGGAGGCACTGCTCGAGGAGGGAGCAAAGCTGGCGGGCGTCACGAAGGAGCAGGCCAGGACCGACGCGCGCGCCCACGTCCGGGCGGCGGCGGCCCTGCTGTCGCACCGCGCGGGGGCGCTCCAGCTCGACCGGACGCGGGCGGAGAACTGGGCGCCGGCGGTGGGCGCGGTCTCCGGCATCGAGAGCGAGGAGGGCCGTCGCGGCTTCGTCCACGGCGAGGTCTTCCGGGTGGCCCGCCTGGGGCTGGGCACGCTCTCGGCGGAGTGGGCCGCGAGTGGACAGGGCCTGGCCGAGCAGGAACTGGGGCGCAACGAGCAGGCGCTCGCCGCTCCGGACTACGCGGCGGCCGTGTGGAGGCCCTCGCCCAACTTCAACGCCCGGCCCATGGCTCCGCGCATGGTCGTCATCCACACCTGTGAGAGCAGCTACTCGGGGTGCTGGAGCTGGCTGATCAACAGCACCTCGCAGGTGAGCGCGCACTACGTGGTGCGGGAGGACGGAGGAGAGATCAGCCAGCTCGTGCGGGATGGAAGCCGGGCCTGGCACATCGGCGCCACCTACCAGTGCAGCAACAACAGCGGCATGGAGTGTGGGCTGAACGGGAAGAGCTCCAACGACTTCACCATCGGCATCGAGCACGGCGGGTATGCGGCGCAGACGACGTGGCCAGCGGCGCAGATCGACGCCTCGGCCCGGCTGCTGTGCGACATGACGCGTGACCACGGCATTCCCCGGGATCGCTACCACGTGGTGGGGCACGGCCAGTTGCAGCCGTACAACCGCACCGATCCCGGCGCCAACTGGCCCTGGACGGACTACCTCAACCGGGCCAATGCCCACTGCGGAACGTGCTCGGTGGGCGGAGCCATCCTGGAGCGCTACAACTCGCTGGGCGGAGCAGGAGGAGTCCTCGGGGGGTGCATGACGAGCGAGTTGACGACGCCGGACGGGCGCGGCCGCTACAACCACTTCCAGAACGGCAGCATCTACTGGACCCAGGCGACGGGAGCCTGGGCGGTGCACGGCCTCATCCGCGCCAAGTGGGAGCAGATGGGTTGGGAGCGGAGCGTCCTGGGCTACCCCATCACCAACGAGATGACGACGCCGGACACGGTGGGCCGCTACAACCACTTCGAGCAGGGCAGCATCTACTGGACCCCGGAGACCGGCGCCCACGAGGTGCACCACCTCATCCGTGAGAAGTGGGCGGCACTCGGCTGGGAGAAGGGCCTGGGCTACCCGACCACGGACGAGATGGCGACACCGGACACGGTGGGCCGCTACAACCACTTCCAGACGGGCAGCATCTACTGGACCCCGGCCACCGGCGCCCACGAGGTGCGCGGCCTCATCCGCGACAAGTGGGCGTCGCTCGGCTGGGAGAAGAGCACCCTGGGCTACCCGGTGTCCGACGAGTACGCCGTCACTGCTGGCCGCGAGAGCGAGTTCCAGAAGGGCTACCTCACCTGGTCCTCCGCCACCAACTCCGTCTCCGTGCGCATGAAGTAG
- a CDS encoding SDR family NAD(P)-dependent oxidoreductase, whose protein sequence is MKLVSSSAIVTGAGQGIGLAIAAHLMRDGANVLLFGRTREKVEAAAEGLNRTMEGRARAVPFAGDVVRAADVSRALETATREFGLPGILVNNAGTGALSPIIDMPEEEFDRILAINLKGPFLFTKALGRALVDAKQPGSIVNISSLNQTNVTDGLAHYCASKAGLANFTKVTASELGRYGIRANIVAPGLIRTPLSEGAGLQTEAMTRAFLERTPLGKPLGEPEDVAKVVSFLCSDLASWVTGETIAVDGGNHVRGVHSYLDTLGITSPKVG, encoded by the coding sequence ATGAAGCTCGTATCGAGCAGTGCCATTGTGACGGGAGCGGGGCAGGGAATCGGGTTGGCGATCGCCGCGCATCTCATGCGGGACGGAGCCAATGTCCTGCTCTTCGGCCGTACCCGGGAGAAGGTGGAGGCCGCCGCCGAGGGGCTCAATCGGACGATGGAGGGACGTGCGCGGGCCGTGCCCTTCGCGGGAGACGTGGTCCGGGCCGCGGACGTGTCCCGGGCGCTCGAGACGGCCACGCGGGAGTTCGGCCTGCCGGGCATCCTGGTGAACAACGCCGGGACGGGCGCCCTCTCTCCCATCATCGACATGCCGGAAGAGGAGTTCGATCGGATCCTCGCCATCAACCTCAAGGGGCCCTTCCTCTTCACCAAGGCCCTGGGGCGGGCGCTCGTGGACGCGAAGCAGCCCGGCTCCATCGTCAACATCTCGTCGTTGAACCAGACGAACGTGACGGATGGGCTCGCCCACTACTGCGCCTCCAAGGCGGGGCTCGCGAACTTCACGAAGGTCACGGCCTCGGAGTTGGGCCGCTACGGCATCCGGGCCAACATCGTCGCGCCGGGGCTCATCCGCACGCCCCTGTCCGAGGGGGCCGGTCTGCAGACGGAGGCCATGACCCGGGCGTTCCTCGAGCGGACGCCGCTCGGCAAGCCGCTCGGCGAGCCGGAGGACGTGGCGAAGGTGGTGTCGTTCCTGTGCAGTGATCTCGCGTCGTGGGTCACCGGTGAGACCATCGCCGTCGACGGCGGCAATCACGTCCGCGGCGTCCACAGCTACCTGGACACGCTGGGCATCACCAGCCCCAAGGTGGGTTGA
- a CDS encoding M20 family peptidase gives MRTLARIGLGAGGALVLLAAVMGVRTARLEAPVGAALDGGSLAGPVAVDVNAAAQRLSQAIRFRTVSHQDKAEDQPAEWDRFHAWLQSAYPAAHAAMTREVIFGHTLIYTWKGSEPSLAPIVLMAHQDVVPVTPGTEKDWRHPPFDGVVADGAVWGRGAIDDKGSLISLFEGAELLAAQGFTPRRTVLLVSTHDEEARGEGAPAVADWMKARGLQAEFVLDEGMAVISDNPVTGDAVALIGVAEKGYGTLKVVARAPGGHSSSPPRDAGGAVLLSRAVVAIAEHPFPLEFKGPGAALLETLAPTGPWALRMAVANRWLFEPLILQQVAATPTGAGLLHTTIAPTMLRGSPKENVLPQDATAWINYRIAPGDTSETVLAHTRAAVGELPVELSWTKTPDEPTPISSTRSRGWNVLAALAGEMTRAPVSPGLVTAATDSRHLRPVATDVYRFQPMTFSLASLQMIHGTNEHLTLENLEFAVGFYARLIATAAR, from the coding sequence ATGAGGACCCTGGCGAGGATCGGCCTTGGTGCCGGTGGCGCACTGGTGTTGTTGGCCGCGGTGATGGGCGTCCGCACGGCGAGGCTCGAGGCCCCCGTGGGGGCGGCCCTGGACGGGGGCTCGTTGGCCGGGCCCGTCGCGGTGGATGTGAACGCGGCCGCCCAGCGCCTGTCCCAGGCCATCCGCTTCCGCACCGTCAGCCACCAGGACAAGGCCGAGGATCAGCCCGCCGAGTGGGATCGGTTCCATGCCTGGCTCCAGAGCGCCTACCCCGCCGCGCACGCCGCCATGACGCGCGAGGTGATCTTCGGCCATACGCTCATCTACACCTGGAAGGGCTCGGAGCCCTCGCTGGCCCCCATCGTCCTCATGGCCCACCAGGACGTGGTGCCAGTGACCCCCGGCACCGAGAAGGACTGGCGCCATCCGCCCTTCGACGGCGTGGTCGCCGACGGCGCGGTCTGGGGCCGCGGGGCCATCGACGACAAGGGCTCGTTGATCTCCCTGTTCGAGGGCGCCGAGTTGCTCGCCGCCCAGGGCTTCACGCCTCGCCGTACGGTGCTCCTCGTCTCCACCCACGACGAGGAGGCACGCGGCGAGGGGGCCCCCGCGGTGGCGGACTGGATGAAGGCGCGTGGGCTCCAGGCCGAGTTCGTGCTCGACGAGGGCATGGCGGTGATCTCGGACAATCCGGTCACCGGTGACGCGGTCGCCCTGATTGGCGTCGCCGAGAAGGGTTATGGGACGTTGAAGGTCGTGGCCCGGGCACCCGGAGGCCACTCGTCCTCTCCGCCCAGGGACGCCGGTGGCGCCGTGCTGTTGTCCAGGGCCGTCGTCGCGATCGCCGAGCATCCCTTCCCCCTGGAGTTCAAGGGGCCCGGGGCGGCCCTGCTGGAGACGCTCGCGCCCACGGGGCCCTGGGCGCTGCGCATGGCCGTGGCCAACCGCTGGCTGTTCGAGCCGCTCATCCTCCAGCAGGTCGCGGCCACCCCCACGGGCGCGGGCCTGCTCCACACCACCATCGCGCCCACCATGTTGAGGGGCAGCCCCAAGGAGAACGTGCTGCCGCAGGACGCCACGGCGTGGATCAACTACCGCATCGCGCCCGGTGACACCTCGGAGACGGTCCTGGCCCACACCCGCGCCGCCGTGGGGGAGCTGCCCGTCGAGCTCTCCTGGACGAAGACCCCGGATGAGCCCACCCCCATCTCCTCCACGCGCTCGCGGGGGTGGAACGTGCTGGCCGCGCTCGCCGGGGAGATGACCCGGGCGCCCGTGTCTCCCGGGCTGGTCACCGCGGCGACCGACAGCCGTCACCTGCGGCCGGTGGCCACGGACGTCTACCGCTTCCAACCCATGACCTTCTCGCTCGCCAGCCTCCAGATGATTCATGGGACGAACGAGCACCTGACGCTCGAGAACCTGGAGTTCGCCGTGGGCTTCTACGCGCGGTTGATCGCGACCGCGGCCCGCTGA
- a CDS encoding (2Fe-2S)-binding protein: MSIHLKLNGTERELEVDPEMPLLWALRDVLGLTGTKYGCGQALCGACVVHLDGEAVRACVTPVSRAAGRHVTTIEGLSADGSHPLQKAWVELAVPQCGFCQSGQIMTAAALLAKKPQPSDGEIDRSMSGNLCRCGTYTRIRCAIKKAAGLPHE; the protein is encoded by the coding sequence ATGAGCATCCACCTGAAGTTGAACGGAACCGAGCGCGAACTCGAAGTCGACCCGGAGATGCCGCTGCTCTGGGCCCTGCGGGACGTGCTCGGACTGACGGGCACCAAGTACGGCTGTGGCCAGGCGCTGTGCGGCGCGTGCGTCGTGCACCTGGACGGCGAGGCCGTGCGCGCGTGCGTCACCCCGGTCAGCCGCGCCGCGGGACGCCACGTCACCACCATCGAGGGGCTGTCCGCCGATGGCTCCCACCCCCTGCAGAAGGCCTGGGTGGAGCTCGCCGTGCCCCAGTGCGGCTTCTGCCAGTCCGGGCAGATCATGACCGCGGCGGCGCTGCTGGCGAAGAAGCCCCAGCCCAGCGACGGCGAGATTGACAGGTCGATGAGCGGCAACCTGTGCCGGTGTGGCACGTACACGCGCATTCGCTGCGCCATCAAGAAGGCGGCGGGACTTCCCCATGAGTGA
- a CDS encoding DMT family transporter produces the protein MMLVLSSAFFHASWSALLKRHEDPESAVVGVITITVMCGGLWALGLQGAAFPTSGALMWGLMAGVLESGYLVTLAKSLSRAPLGLAYTVSRGGAVLLVWPVSVLWLNEQLTPGSVAGATLVAVGMAGMNLVLPRGREKDGVLWSLASAACIAGYNLSYKRALGEGAQPPALFTLSLGVALPLLVLMRRREETSWGALLQKIRTRPLLLVAAGVLCTLSFSLMLVALTGSGTGAVITLRNTSIVFALALGALQNERMGRRQLAGAGLVVIGAVLLGWPRK, from the coding sequence ATGATGTTGGTCCTGTCGTCTGCCTTCTTCCATGCGTCGTGGAGCGCGCTCCTCAAGCGGCACGAGGACCCGGAGTCCGCCGTGGTGGGCGTCATCACCATCACCGTGATGTGCGGAGGGCTCTGGGCGCTCGGTCTCCAGGGCGCGGCCTTTCCCACCTCCGGAGCCTTGATGTGGGGCCTCATGGCTGGCGTGCTGGAGAGCGGCTACCTGGTGACGCTCGCCAAGTCCCTGAGCCGTGCCCCGTTGGGACTCGCGTACACGGTGTCCCGAGGCGGGGCGGTGTTGCTCGTGTGGCCCGTGTCCGTGCTGTGGTTGAACGAGCAGCTCACGCCGGGCTCCGTGGCTGGCGCGACCCTGGTGGCCGTGGGCATGGCGGGGATGAACCTCGTGCTGCCTCGAGGCAGGGAGAAGGATGGTGTGCTCTGGTCCCTCGCGAGTGCCGCATGCATCGCCGGGTACAACCTCAGCTACAAACGCGCCCTGGGAGAGGGCGCGCAGCCTCCGGCCCTGTTCACCCTGTCGCTCGGAGTGGCCCTCCCCCTGCTCGTCCTCATGCGCCGCCGGGAGGAGACGAGCTGGGGCGCGCTGCTCCAGAAGATCAGGACCCGGCCCTTGCTGCTCGTGGCAGCGGGAGTGCTGTGCACGCTGTCGTTCTCGCTGATGCTCGTCGCGCTCACGGGCAGTGGCACGGGGGCCGTGATCACCCTGCGCAATACGTCCATCGTGTTCGCGCTGGCGCTCGGCGCGCTCCAGAACGAACGGATGGGACGGCGGCAGCTCGCCGGTGCGGGACTGGTGGTGATTGGAGCCGTGCTGCTGGGATGGCCCCGGAAGTAG